The proteins below are encoded in one region of Tamandua tetradactyla isolate mTamTet1 chromosome 9, mTamTet1.pri, whole genome shotgun sequence:
- the FGF3 gene encoding fibroblast growth factor 3 has protein sequence MALIWLLLLSLLEPGWSAAGPGARLRREAGGRGSVYEHLGGAPRRRKLYCATRYHLQLHPSGRVNGSLENSAYSILEITAVEVGVVAIRGLFSGRYLAMSKRGRLYASESYNAECEFVERIHELGYNTYASRLYPTAPRGPGARRPPTAERLWYVSVNGKGRPRRGCRTRRTQKSSLFLPRVLDPKDHEMVRLLQSGAGPRGPLPGPPVQGARRWRPGQPGRRRAAPAREDAAGAGHAGRTAHGRAGQRQGPPYPSATGEPAWNLGAPAGPGASSQMRGTLSPQQAQGVPESATTAGLRWGP, from the exons ATGGCCCTGATTTGGCTCCTGCTGCTCAGCCTGCTGGAACCCGGTTGGTCCGCGGCGGGCCCCGGGGCGCGGCTGCGGCGCGAGGCGGGCGGCCGCGGCAGCGTGTACGAGCACCTCGGCGGGGCGCCCCGGCGCCGCAAGCTCTACTGCGCCACCAGGTACCACCTCCAGCTGCACCCAAGCGGCCGCGTCAACGGCAGCCTGGAGAACAGCGCCTACA GTATCCTGGAGATAACGGCCGTGGAGGTGGGCGTTGTGGCCATCAGGGGGCTCTTCTCCGGCCGGTACCTGGCCATGAGCAAGAGGGGACGACTCTATGCCTCG GAGAGCTACAACGCCGAGTGTGAGTTTGTGGAGCGGATCCACGAGCTGGGCTACAACACGTACGCCTCCCGGCTGTACCCCACGGCCCCCCGCGGGCCCGGGGCCCGGCGCCCGCCCACCGCCGAGAGACTGTGGTACGTGTCGGTGAATGGCAAGGGCCGGCCGCGCCGGGGCTGCAGGACGCGCCGCACGCAGAAGTCATCGCTGTTCCTGCCGCGCGTGCTGGACCCCAAGGACCACGAGATGGTGCGGCTGCTGCAGAGCGGCGCGGGCCCCCGGGGACCGCTGCCCGGACCCCCTGTCCAGGGCGCCCGGCGGTGGAGGCCGGGGCAGCCGGGGAGGCGGCGCGCGGCCCCGGCCCGGGAGGACGCAGCTGGCGCTGGCCACGCGGGGCGCACAGCTCACGGCCGGGCCGGGCAGCGCCAG GGACCCCCCTACCCCTCGGCCACCGGGGAGCCCGCCTGGAATCTGGGCGCCCCAGCCGGCCCAGGAGCCTCCAGCCAAATGCG GGGCACCCTGTCCCCACAGCAAGCCCAGGGGGTGCCCGAGAGCGCGACCACTGCTGGTTTGCGTTGGGGCCCATGA